A region of Rhodospirillaceae bacterium DNA encodes the following proteins:
- the hemB gene encoding porphobilinogen synthase, producing the protein MTASFPTTRLRRNRRHDWSRRLVRENTLTPDDLIWPVFVCEGRDRAEPIAAMPGVERLSADRVARAAGEAKSLGIPAIALFPQTPPEKKDEDGTEATNPDNLVCRAIRAVKAAHPDIGVICDAALDPFTSHGHDGVIRDGYVANDESVEVLCRQSIVQADAGCDVIAPSDMMDGRVGAIRAALDGDGFDRVQIMSYAAKYASGFYGPFRDAIGSIGALKGDKKTYQMDPANGDEALREVALDIAEGADMVMVKPGLPYLDIVRRVKDRFGVPTYAYQVSGEYSMLRGAVDRGWLDGDRVILEALMSFKRAGADGVLSYFAVDAARRLNG; encoded by the coding sequence ATGACCGCCTCCTTCCCGACGACCCGCCTGCGGCGCAACCGGCGGCACGACTGGTCCCGCCGCCTGGTCCGCGAAAATACCCTGACGCCGGACGACCTGATCTGGCCGGTCTTCGTCTGCGAGGGCCGGGACCGGGCCGAGCCGATCGCCGCGATGCCGGGCGTCGAGCGGCTTTCGGCCGACCGGGTCGCCAGGGCCGCCGGCGAGGCGAAATCCCTGGGCATTCCGGCGATCGCCCTGTTTCCCCAGACCCCGCCGGAGAAGAAGGACGAGGACGGCACCGAGGCGACCAATCCGGACAATCTGGTCTGCCGCGCGATCCGGGCGGTGAAGGCGGCGCATCCGGACATCGGCGTGATCTGCGACGCCGCGCTCGACCCGTTCACCAGCCACGGCCATGACGGCGTGATCCGCGACGGCTATGTCGCCAACGACGAGAGCGTGGAGGTGCTGTGCCGCCAGTCGATCGTGCAGGCGGATGCCGGCTGCGACGTGATCGCGCCGTCGGACATGATGGACGGCCGGGTCGGCGCAATCCGCGCCGCGCTCGACGGCGACGGCTTCGACCGGGTCCAGATCATGTCCTACGCTGCGAAATACGCCTCGGGCTTCTACGGGCCGTTCCGCGACGCCATCGGGTCTATCGGCGCACTCAAGGGTGACAAGAAAACCTACCAGATGGATCCGGCGAACGGCGACGAGGCGCTGCGCGAGGTCGCGCTCGATATCGCCGAAGGCGCCGACATGGTGATGGTCAAGCCCGGCCTGCCCTATCTGGACATCGTGCGCCGGGTGAAGGACCGGTTCGGCGTGCCGACCTACGCCTACCAGGTGAGCGGCGAATATTCGATGCTGCGCGGCGCCGTCGACCGGGGCTGGCTCGACGGCGACCGGGTGATCCTGGAAGCCCTGATGTCCTTCAAGCGCGCCGGCGCCGACGGGGTGCTGAGCTATTTCGCCGTCGACGCCGCGCGCCGGCTGAACGGGTAG
- a CDS encoding PIN domain-containing protein, whose amino-acid sequence MSRIFWDTNLFIYLLEDQGEHARQVTALREWMMERRDELLTSAITLGEVLVKPLETGNSDLVRRYEHTILTGATILPFDVRAAPRFAEIRRDRSIAAPDAIQLACAAAAETDLFVTNDERLSRKKIDGIQFIQSLDRAAP is encoded by the coding sequence ATGAGCAGAATTTTTTGGGACACAAATCTCTTCATTTATCTCCTTGAGGATCAAGGCGAACATGCCAGGCAGGTTACGGCATTGCGCGAATGGATGATGGAGCGCCGGGACGAGCTCCTTACCTCGGCGATCACGCTCGGCGAAGTGCTGGTGAAGCCTCTGGAGACCGGCAATTCCGACTTGGTGCGGCGGTACGAGCACACAATTCTGACAGGAGCGACGATCCTGCCGTTCGATGTCCGTGCAGCCCCAAGGTTTGCCGAGATACGTCGGGATCGTTCGATCGCCGCGCCCGACGCGATACAGCTCGCTTGCGCAGCAGCGGCTGAAACGGACCTGTTCGTGACCAACGACGAGCGCTTGAGCAGAAAGAAGATCGACGGCATCCAGTTCATCCAATCGCTCGATAGGGCGGCGCCATAG
- a CDS encoding nuclear transport factor 2 family protein translates to MTDPLLRLEIEALIAEFAWRIDRGDPATVADLFTPDGWYGRESGARSVGRSAIRAAYAARAGREAAAGVRTARHLFTNLRLERTGEDSAAGSCILLLFAADGPPPHPAVPLLVQDYDDTYRRLDGRWLFASRSVAKVFVGENFAPVLPLGMSA, encoded by the coding sequence ATGACCGATCCCCTGCTCCGCCTCGAGATCGAGGCGCTGATCGCCGAATTCGCCTGGCGCATCGACCGCGGCGACCCGGCGACCGTGGCCGACCTGTTCACGCCGGACGGCTGGTACGGCCGCGAGAGCGGCGCGCGCAGCGTCGGCCGCAGCGCCATCCGGGCCGCCTATGCCGCGCGGGCCGGGCGCGAGGCCGCCGCGGGCGTCCGCACCGCCCGCCACCTGTTCACCAACCTGCGCCTGGAACGGACCGGCGAGGACAGCGCCGCCGGGAGCTGTATCCTGCTGCTGTTCGCCGCCGACGGTCCGCCGCCCCACCCGGCGGTGCCGCTGCTGGTGCAGGATTACGACGACACTTACCGGCGGCTCGACGGGCGATGGCTGTTCGCCAGCCGGTCGGTCGCAAAGGTGTTTGTCGGGGAGAATTTCGCGCCGGTCCTGCCGCTGGGGATGTCCGCATGA
- a CDS encoding NADH-quinone oxidoreductase subunit C encodes MGDAMGDAVGAAIEADIVHGELCLTVDRAAIVTVLTRLRDDPNCAFTCLVDLCGVDWPARAERFDVVYNLLSVTANLRCRVKVHTDEETPVPSVAEVYSAAGWFEREAWDLYGIYFSDNPDLRRLLTDYGFDGHPLRKDFPLTGFVEVRYDEEQKRVVYEPVTLQQDYRTFDFLSPWEGMTRGLPPVAPGDEKAASGASGASAGAAEG; translated from the coding sequence ATGGGGGACGCAATGGGGGACGCGGTCGGGGCGGCGATCGAGGCGGACATCGTGCACGGCGAATTGTGCCTCACGGTCGACCGGGCGGCGATCGTCACGGTGCTGACGCGCCTGCGCGACGATCCGAACTGCGCCTTCACCTGCCTGGTCGATCTGTGCGGCGTCGACTGGCCGGCGCGCGCGGAGCGGTTCGACGTCGTCTACAACCTGCTGAGCGTGACCGCGAACCTGCGCTGCCGGGTCAAGGTCCATACCGACGAGGAGACGCCGGTGCCGTCGGTCGCGGAGGTCTACAGCGCCGCCGGCTGGTTCGAACGCGAGGCCTGGGACCTCTACGGCATCTATTTTTCCGACAATCCGGACCTGCGCCGCCTGCTGACCGACTACGGCTTCGACGGCCATCCGCTGCGCAAGGATTTCCCGCTCACCGGCTTCGTCGAGGTGCGCTACGACGAGGAGCAGAAGCGCGTCGTCTACGAGCCCGTGACGCTGCAGCAGGACTACCGGACCTTCGATTTCCTCTCGCCCTGGGAAGGCATGACCCGCGGCCTGCCGCCGGTTGCGCCGGGCGACGAAAAGGCCGCATCGGGCGCATCGGGCGCATCGGCCGGGGCGGCGGAGGGCTAG
- a CDS encoding fumarylacetoacetate hydrolase family protein, producing MRLASIHWDGQDRIAAAAGEDALIDLDMALEATGSPAFGSMLNLVRGGPEALRRARHAVDRMRDNPGSLPTIPAHAVTWQPPVRRPGKIIGVALNNSAADDRKISAPDHPTIFMKPATCLIGHGAPVPVRPHYGRLHPEPELAVIVGRDGKDIDPARAMDHVFGYTIFNDMTGNDMRGEDRVHYWALYPDPDDPDSVRKVEQHLSYAARYKGADGFGPAGPWLVTADEVPDPHDLDISCSLAGEVFTDDNTRHYTYRVEEVLAFISRFMTLEAGDMISMGTAFRAAKAGGRPLHAADLSRFDGPVEVTIAGLGRLSNPVRRDPAPATDWRLAR from the coding sequence ATGCGCCTCGCCAGTATCCATTGGGACGGACAGGACCGGATCGCGGCGGCGGCCGGCGAGGACGCGCTGATCGACCTCGACATGGCGCTGGAAGCGACCGGCAGCCCGGCTTTCGGTTCGATGCTGAACCTCGTCCGTGGCGGCCCCGAAGCGCTCCGCCGGGCCCGGCACGCCGTGGACCGGATGCGGGACAATCCGGGCAGCCTTCCGACGATTCCCGCCCATGCGGTCACCTGGCAGCCACCGGTGCGCCGGCCGGGCAAGATTATCGGCGTGGCGCTCAACAACTCGGCGGCCGACGACCGCAAGATCAGCGCGCCGGACCATCCGACGATCTTCATGAAGCCGGCGACCTGCCTGATCGGCCACGGCGCGCCGGTCCCGGTCCGCCCGCACTACGGCCGGCTGCATCCGGAGCCGGAGCTGGCGGTCATCGTCGGCCGGGACGGCAAGGACATCGACCCGGCCCGGGCGATGGACCACGTCTTCGGCTACACCATCTTCAACGACATGACCGGCAACGACATGCGCGGCGAAGACCGGGTCCATTACTGGGCGCTCTATCCCGATCCGGACGACCCGGATTCCGTCCGGAAGGTCGAGCAGCATCTCTCCTACGCCGCGCGCTACAAGGGCGCCGACGGCTTCGGCCCGGCCGGCCCCTGGCTCGTGACGGCAGACGAGGTGCCCGACCCGCACGATCTCGACATTTCCTGCAGCCTGGCCGGCGAGGTCTTCACCGACGACAACACGCGCCACTACACCTACCGGGTCGAGGAAGTGCTGGCATTCATCTCCCGCTTCATGACCCTCGAAGCCGGCGACATGATCTCCATGGGCACCGCCTTCCGCGCCGCGAAAGCCGGCGGCCGGCCGCTGCATGCCGCCGATCTCAGCCGGTTCGACGGCCCGGTCGAGGTGACGATTGCCGGGCTGGGCCGCCTGTCGAACCCGGTGCGGCGCGATCCGGCGCCGGCGACGGACTGGCGGCTGGCGCGATGA
- a CDS encoding Ppx/GppA phosphatase family protein translates to MTNPRVRQPFRKRDHPPRTRRANRPAYAAVDLGTNNCRLLVAEPSAKGFRVIDSFSRIVRLGEGVAATGRLSEAAIDRTIDALRICAAKMRRADVIRVRNVATAACRQAANRDRFVERALTETGLDFEIISPAEEARLALSSCTPLFDPKIPGAMVFDIGGGSTEIVCRPGRDAAIRVLSVPLGVVNLYERFGGDRISDEDFAAMVGETTGLLEDFEQEQQLAPRIAAGQLQMVGSSGTVTTLASVHLGLRRYVRSRIDGATMRFDDLLRIGRMLAGLSRDERAAITCIGAERADLVVGGVAILEAIIRMWPVGRMRIADRGLREGILLGLMAQDGHRIGERVVH, encoded by the coding sequence ATGACAAACCCGCGGGTGCGGCAGCCGTTCAGGAAAAGGGACCATCCGCCCCGCACGCGACGGGCCAACCGGCCGGCCTACGCCGCCGTCGATCTGGGTACGAACAATTGCCGCCTGCTGGTCGCGGAGCCTTCGGCCAAAGGCTTCCGGGTCATCGATTCCTTCTCGCGGATCGTCCGGCTGGGCGAAGGCGTTGCCGCGACGGGCCGGCTTTCCGAAGCGGCCATCGACCGGACGATCGACGCCCTGCGCATCTGCGCCGCCAAGATGCGCCGGGCCGACGTGATCCGCGTGCGCAACGTGGCGACGGCGGCCTGCCGCCAGGCCGCCAACCGCGACCGGTTCGTGGAGCGCGCCCTGACCGAAACCGGCCTGGATTTCGAAATCATCTCGCCGGCCGAGGAAGCGCGCCTGGCGCTGAGCAGCTGCACGCCGCTGTTCGACCCGAAGATCCCGGGCGCCATGGTGTTCGATATCGGCGGCGGCAGCACCGAAATCGTCTGCCGCCCCGGCCGGGACGCCGCCATCCGCGTCCTCTCGGTGCCGCTCGGAGTCGTCAACCTCTACGAACGGTTCGGCGGCGACCGGATTTCGGACGAAGACTTCGCCGCCATGGTCGGGGAGACGACGGGCCTCCTGGAAGACTTCGAGCAAGAGCAGCAGCTCGCGCCGCGCATTGCGGCCGGGCAGCTCCAGATGGTCGGGTCCTCCGGCACGGTAACGACGCTGGCGAGCGTGCATCTCGGTCTGCGCCGGTATGTCCGCTCCCGCATCGACGGCGCCACCATGCGCTTCGACGATCTGCTGCGCATCGGCCGGATGCTGGCCGGATTGAGCCGCGACGAACGCGCGGCCATCACCTGCATCGGCGCCGAACGGGCCGATCTGGTCGTCGGCGGCGTGGCGATCCTGGAGGCCATCATCCGCATGTGGCCGGTCGGGCGCATGCGCATCGCCGACCGCGGCCTGCGCGAAGGCATCCTGCTCGGCCTGATGGCGCAGGACGGCCACAGGATCGGCGAGCGGGTGGTGCACTGA
- the recO gene encoding DNA repair protein RecO encodes MEWTDDAIVLAARRLGEGGLVVQLLTAGHGRHAGLARGGGSRRQRPVYQPGNGVRATWRGRLAEHLGTLTAELQTGRAGRWIADPLRLAGLGAACALAEAALPERAPVPAVYRGLLALLDALERDDWGEAYVAWEIALLGELGFGLDLERCAATGSNDRLAFVSPNSGRAVSLSAGAPYAAKLLRLPDFLNGGTDTATGAATRAGPAGVSWPDIADGLKLSGHFLERHVFAPHDRQLPPARRRFAERVARSASV; translated from the coding sequence ATGGAATGGACCGACGACGCCATTGTGCTGGCGGCCCGGCGGCTGGGAGAGGGCGGGCTGGTGGTGCAGCTGCTCACCGCCGGGCACGGCCGCCATGCCGGGCTCGCCCGCGGCGGCGGCTCGCGGCGGCAGCGGCCGGTCTATCAGCCGGGCAACGGCGTCCGGGCGACCTGGCGCGGCCGGCTGGCCGAGCATCTCGGCACCCTGACCGCGGAATTGCAGACCGGCCGGGCCGGGCGCTGGATCGCCGATCCGCTGCGCCTCGCCGGCCTCGGCGCCGCCTGCGCGCTTGCCGAGGCCGCGCTGCCGGAGCGCGCGCCCGTGCCCGCCGTCTACCGCGGCCTGCTGGCGCTGCTCGACGCGCTGGAGCGGGACGACTGGGGCGAAGCCTACGTCGCGTGGGAGATCGCGCTGCTCGGCGAACTCGGCTTCGGGCTGGACCTGGAGCGCTGCGCCGCCACGGGCAGCAACGACCGGCTCGCCTTCGTGTCGCCGAACAGCGGCCGGGCGGTCAGCCTGTCCGCCGGCGCGCCCTATGCCGCGAAGTTGCTGCGCCTGCCGGACTTCCTTAACGGCGGGACCGATACTGCGACCGGGGCCGCGACGAGGGCCGGGCCGGCGGGGGTTTCCTGGCCCGACATCGCGGACGGGCTGAAGCTCAGCGGCCATTTCCTCGAGCGCCACGTCTTCGCGCCCCACGACCGCCAACTACCCCCGGCCCGCCGGCGCTTCGCCGAACGGGTGGCAAGAAGCGCTTCGGTATAG
- a CDS encoding putative addiction module antidote protein produces the protein MALETEPWDPAVRLSAPEAQAAYLEAAFEDGDPDLIVAAIGDVARARGMSSVAGSASVSREALYKAFRPGGNPTLATLASVMKALGYRLSVAPVLAAGSDSRPSTG, from the coding sequence ATGGCGCTTGAAACCGAACCCTGGGATCCGGCCGTCCGGCTATCCGCCCCGGAAGCCCAGGCGGCCTATCTCGAAGCGGCCTTCGAAGACGGCGACCCCGATCTGATCGTCGCGGCGATCGGCGATGTCGCACGGGCGCGCGGAATGTCGTCGGTCGCCGGTTCCGCGTCCGTCAGCCGCGAAGCGCTGTACAAAGCATTCCGGCCGGGCGGCAATCCGACGCTTGCGACCCTAGCCAGCGTGATGAAGGCGCTCGGTTACAGGCTCTCCGTTGCGCCCGTGCTGGCGGCCGGCAGCGATTCCCGGCCCTCGACCGGATAG
- a CDS encoding type II toxin-antitoxin system prevent-host-death family antitoxin — MSLTVNVADAKAKLSHLIAQAEAGEDVIIARHGVPAARIVALNSPVAETVALIRAERARRPRVSAAEIRAARDQGRA, encoded by the coding sequence ATGTCCCTTACGGTCAATGTTGCGGACGCGAAGGCCAAACTCTCGCATCTCATTGCGCAGGCTGAGGCCGGCGAAGACGTCATCATCGCGCGTCACGGCGTACCGGCTGCCCGGATCGTAGCGCTGAACAGCCCGGTTGCTGAAACAGTTGCGCTTATCCGTGCGGAGCGGGCCCGGCGGCCGAGAGTATCGGCTGCGGAAATCCGCGCGGCCAGGGATCAGGGGCGCGCCTGA
- a CDS encoding type II toxin-antitoxin system RelE/ParE family toxin, which produces MEIRQTRAFSDWLEKLRDLQAVARIDLRIRRMSLGNPGDVRPVGGGVSELRVDVGPGYRVYFTQRPDGTVILLCGGDKRRQRPEITKGHCAGEANGEGT; this is translated from the coding sequence ATGGAAATCAGGCAGACCCGCGCCTTCTCCGACTGGCTGGAAAAACTTCGGGATTTACAGGCGGTTGCGCGGATCGACCTGCGAATCCGCCGAATGTCGCTGGGCAATCCCGGCGATGTGCGGCCGGTCGGCGGCGGTGTGAGCGAATTGCGGGTCGATGTCGGACCCGGTTACCGGGTCTATTTTACGCAGCGTCCGGACGGGACCGTCATCCTCCTGTGCGGCGGCGACAAGAGGCGGCAGCGCCCCGAAATTACGAAGGGACATTGCGCGGGCGAGGCAAATGGCGAAGGAACTTGA
- a CDS encoding type II toxin-antitoxin system VapC family toxin: protein MAIVIDASIAASWCFEDEQATASDRVLNDLPRVGGAIPALFWHEIRNVLIVNERRARIDPSDSARFLMRLRNLRLHHDDDHDEESVMGLARSHTLSAYDAAYLECALRRGDILATLDRSLATAAIAEGVSVIH, encoded by the coding sequence ATGGCGATCGTCATCGATGCGTCGATCGCTGCTTCGTGGTGTTTCGAGGATGAACAGGCCACGGCGTCCGATAGGGTCCTGAACGATCTGCCTCGGGTCGGCGGTGCGATCCCGGCACTTTTCTGGCATGAGATTCGCAATGTGCTGATCGTCAACGAAAGGCGCGCAAGAATTGACCCGTCGGATAGCGCGCGATTCCTGATGCGTCTCCGGAATCTTCGTCTGCACCATGACGACGATCATGACGAAGAGTCAGTCATGGGACTCGCGCGTTCGCATACTCTAAGCGCGTACGACGCCGCTTATCTGGAATGCGCACTGCGCCGCGGAGATATCCTGGCGACGCTGGACCGGTCTTTGGCAACCGCCGCCATCGCCGAGGGTGTATCCGTTATCCATTGA
- the mnmA gene encoding tRNA 2-thiouridine(34) synthase MnmA — translation MAAQINSLGFARAPARTRVVVAMSGGVDSSVTAAMLHAGGYEVIGVTLQLYDHGAAVSRPGACCAGQDIRDARRVAEEAGFPHYVLDYETRFRESVIDDFADSYLRGETPLPCVRCNQTVKFTDLMAMARDLDADCLATGHYVRRIEAAAGPELHRAADPAKDQSYFLFATTREQLGYLRFPLGGLSKAETRRMARELDVPVAEKPDSQDICFVPNGDYARVVEKLRPGACDPGRIVDLDGNELGAHDGIIRFTVGQRRGLGVGGAAEPLYVVRIDAESREVTVGPREALARRTIAIGRLNWLGDGALEGGMLEDGAPEGRAIRAEARIRNTGAAMPCRVEADGGGGATLTFDAPQYGVAAGQAAVLYDDTRLLGGGWIAPARDP, via the coding sequence ATGGCTGCGCAGATCAACAGTCTCGGCTTTGCCAGGGCGCCCGCGCGGACGCGGGTCGTGGTGGCGATGTCCGGCGGTGTCGACAGTTCCGTCACCGCCGCGATGCTGCACGCCGGGGGCTATGAGGTCATCGGCGTCACCCTGCAACTCTACGACCACGGCGCCGCCGTCAGCCGGCCGGGCGCCTGCTGCGCCGGGCAGGACATCCGCGACGCCCGCCGGGTCGCCGAAGAGGCCGGGTTCCCGCACTATGTCCTCGACTACGAAACCCGGTTCCGCGAGAGCGTGATCGACGATTTCGCCGACAGCTACCTGCGCGGCGAGACCCCGCTGCCCTGCGTGCGCTGCAACCAGACGGTCAAGTTCACCGACCTCATGGCGATGGCGCGCGACCTCGACGCCGACTGCCTCGCGACCGGCCACTATGTCCGCCGGATCGAGGCGGCCGCCGGGCCGGAACTGCACAGGGCCGCCGATCCGGCCAAGGACCAGAGCTATTTCCTGTTTGCCACGACCCGCGAGCAGCTCGGCTATCTGCGCTTTCCCCTGGGCGGCCTGTCGAAGGCAGAGACCCGCCGCATGGCGCGGGAACTCGATGTGCCCGTCGCCGAAAAGCCGGACAGCCAGGACATCTGTTTCGTCCCGAACGGCGACTATGCGCGGGTGGTCGAGAAGCTGCGGCCCGGCGCCTGCGATCCCGGCCGGATCGTCGATCTCGACGGCAACGAACTGGGCGCCCACGACGGCATTATCCGCTTCACCGTCGGCCAGCGCCGGGGCCTCGGCGTCGGCGGCGCGGCGGAGCCGCTCTACGTCGTGCGCATCGACGCGGAGAGCCGCGAGGTCACGGTCGGCCCGCGCGAAGCCCTGGCGCGCCGCACCATCGCGATCGGCCGGCTGAACTGGCTGGGCGACGGGGCGCTTGAAGGCGGTATGCTCGAAGACGGGGCGCCGGAGGGCAGGGCGATCCGCGCCGAAGCCCGCATCCGCAATACCGGCGCCGCCATGCCCTGCCGGGTCGAGGCGGACGGCGGCGGCGGCGCGACGCTGACCTTCGACGCGCCGCAATACGGCGTCGCCGCGGGCCAGGCGGCGGTGCTCTACGACGATACGCGGCTGCTCGGCGGCGGCTGGATCGCCCCGGCGCGAGACCCGG
- a CDS encoding NADH-quinone oxidoreductase subunit A, protein MSDILAEYLPIAIFLGIALGLAIAMVAASWILAKQKPYSEKLAAYECGFDAFEDSRGQFDVRFYLVAILFIIFDLEVAFLFPWAITLSETQHFGFWSMVVFLVILTVGFVYEWKKGALEWE, encoded by the coding sequence ATGAGCGATATCCTGGCCGAATACCTGCCGATCGCCATCTTTCTGGGGATTGCCCTGGGGCTTGCGATCGCGATGGTCGCCGCCTCGTGGATCCTGGCGAAGCAGAAGCCCTATTCGGAGAAGCTCGCCGCCTATGAGTGCGGCTTCGACGCGTTCGAGGATTCGCGCGGCCAGTTCGACGTGCGCTTCTATCTCGTCGCCATCCTGTTCATCATTTTCGACCTCGAAGTCGCCTTCCTGTTCCCCTGGGCGATCACGCTCTCGGAAACCCAGCATTTCGGCTTCTGGTCGATGGTCGTGTTCCTCGTCATCCTGACCGTCGGTTTCGTCTACGAATGGAAGAAGGGGGCGCTGGAATGGGAGTAG
- a CDS encoding NADH-quinone oxidoreductase subunit B: MPELDAFLDKEFRSKGFVVSSLDSLVGWAQSGSLWPMTFGLACCAVEMMHTGASRYDLDRFGTVFFPSPRQSDVMIVAGTLTNKMAPALRRVYDQMAEPRWVISMGSCANGGGYYHYSYSVVRGCDRIVPVDVYVPGCPPTAEALLYGVLQLQKKIRRTASFAR, from the coding sequence CTGCCGGAACTGGACGCCTTCCTCGACAAGGAGTTCCGGTCCAAGGGTTTCGTCGTGTCCAGCCTCGATTCGCTGGTCGGCTGGGCCCAGTCCGGCTCGCTCTGGCCGATGACCTTCGGCCTCGCCTGCTGCGCCGTCGAGATGATGCATACTGGGGCGAGCCGCTACGATCTCGACCGGTTCGGCACCGTGTTCTTCCCCAGCCCGCGCCAGTCGGACGTGATGATCGTCGCCGGGACGCTGACCAACAAGATGGCGCCGGCGCTGCGCCGGGTCTACGACCAGATGGCCGAGCCGCGCTGGGTGATCTCGATGGGCTCGTGCGCCAACGGCGGCGGCTACTATCATTATTCCTATTCGGTGGTCCGCGGCTGCGACCGGATCGTGCCGGTCGACGTCTATGTCCCCGGCTGTCCGCCGACCGCGGAGGCGCTGCTCTACGGCGTTCTGCAACTCCAGAAGAAAATCCGCCGCACGGCGAGCTTTGCCCGGTAG
- a CDS encoding ABC transporter substrate-binding protein: MKYPIMFAATAALAFVGTQGAAVSADREVHVAGFGAKSGVVRSFGVNTEAVMLAAAEKINKEGGIKLGDGTKGKVVVTFYDDRCKAEEGISVVRRIASGKAVVAIGPTCSNVAEPLFGVLQKKAGDASDTGLQFPIFTDTAIKGGLAKISEWAFRNVPNESQMYQSLFKWVKKTNPGFKSVFGGVEEDFAHSRFTWYQVMEKRAAEAGFEVKGRVKWLLNDTNFTTQVRQMKKAKADVISISSHPFTLCGVLKEMKRQRVKYKMLIGLTSSSSMETLRGCSRQAAGIIIPTSYAPVTPAAKEAAAGAAKYNGSADLHSAAAWENMFILKSVIEKTGVMAKGDTVQADRRKIRDGLAALKSTGGLIGGIQRTKEGEAVKPYVYVHAQGKEWKILHDPRK, from the coding sequence GTGAAATATCCAATCATGTTTGCCGCCACTGCCGCGCTCGCGTTCGTCGGAACGCAAGGCGCCGCCGTGTCGGCCGATCGCGAAGTCCATGTCGCCGGTTTCGGCGCCAAGTCCGGCGTCGTCCGCTCGTTCGGCGTCAACACCGAAGCGGTGATGCTCGCCGCGGCCGAGAAGATCAACAAGGAAGGCGGAATCAAGCTCGGCGACGGCACGAAGGGCAAGGTAGTCGTCACCTTCTACGACGACCGCTGCAAGGCCGAGGAAGGCATCTCCGTCGTCCGCCGCATCGCGTCGGGCAAGGCCGTCGTGGCGATCGGCCCGACCTGCTCGAACGTGGCCGAGCCGCTGTTCGGCGTCCTGCAGAAGAAGGCCGGCGACGCTTCGGATACGGGCCTCCAGTTCCCGATCTTCACCGACACGGCCATCAAGGGCGGCCTGGCGAAGATTTCGGAATGGGCGTTCCGCAACGTGCCGAACGAAAGCCAGATGTATCAGAGCCTGTTCAAATGGGTGAAGAAGACGAATCCGGGCTTCAAGTCCGTCTTCGGCGGCGTGGAAGAGGATTTCGCCCACTCGCGCTTCACCTGGTACCAGGTCATGGAAAAGCGCGCCGCGGAAGCCGGCTTCGAGGTTAAGGGCCGGGTCAAGTGGCTGCTCAACGACACCAACTTCACCACCCAGGTGCGGCAGATGAAGAAGGCCAAGGCCGACGTCATCTCCATTTCCTCGCACCCCTTCACCCTGTGCGGTGTGCTCAAGGAGATGAAGCGCCAGCGCGTGAAGTATAAGATGCTGATCGGCCTTACCAGCTCGTCGAGCATGGAGACCCTCAGGGGCTGCTCGCGCCAAGCTGCCGGAATCATCATCCCGACCAGCTACGCGCCGGTAACCCCGGCGGCCAAGGAAGCGGCAGCCGGAGCAGCCAAGTATAACGGCAGCGCCGACCTGCACAGCGCCGCGGCCTGGGAGAACATGTTCATCCTGAAGAGCGTCATCGAGAAAACCGGCGTCATGGCCAAGGGCGACACGGTGCAGGCCGACCGCCGCAAGATCCGCGACGGACTGGCCGCGTTGAAGTCGACCGGCGGCCTGATCGGCGGCATCCAGCGCACGAAAGAAGGCGAAGCCGTCAAGCCGTATGTCTATGTCCATGCGCAAGGGAAAGAGTGGAAGATCCTCCACGACCCGCGCAAATAG